The proteins below come from a single Mytilus edulis chromosome 5, xbMytEdul2.2, whole genome shotgun sequence genomic window:
- the LOC139524273 gene encoding perlucin-like protein, giving the protein MLSLVLIIIVGCVCGATSQSCHQGWTYYQKSCYYFSDLSLDWINAGAFCQVHHSELVAIETQAENAFIESEVKNRTGGYWLGGNDSVTEGVWEWTSTDEVFDYTNFAPGEPNDNNGSEDCLMTGSALNGKWNDGVCSTSLLFICERMKEGPVIG; this is encoded by the exons ATGTTGTCATTAGTTCTGATTATAATTGTTG ggtGTGTATGTGGAGCTACTTCACAATCGTGTCATCAAGGATGGACATATTATCAAAAGTCTTGTTACTATTTTAGTGACCTTTCGTTAGACTGGATAAACGCCGGC gCATTTTGTCAGGTTCACCATTCCGAACTTGTTGCAATAGAAACCCAAGCAGAGAACGCATTTATAGAGAGCGAGGTGAAAAATAGAACAG GTGGTTATTGGCTTGGAGGAAACGATTCTGTGACAGAAGGGGTCTGGGAATGGACATCTACTGACGAAGTTTTTGATTATACCAACTTTGCCCCTGGCGAACCAAACGATAATAATGGAAGTGAGGACTGCTTGATGACGGGTAGTGCTCTCAATGGTAAATGGAATGATGGAGTTTGCTCTACCAGTTTACTATTCATCTGCGAAAGAAT GAAAGAAGGACCAGTCATTGGATAG